A DNA window from Hydrogenothermus marinus contains the following coding sequences:
- the infC gene encoding translation initiation factor IF-3 produces the protein MNRQIKARECRLIDDEGKNLGIVPIEEALRLAEEKDLDLVEISPNANPPVCKIMDYGKYKFQQQKKEKEAKKKQRANIQHVKEIKFRPKIEKHDYETKVKHIREFLEDNNKVKVIIMFRGRENIHPEIGQQLAERIIEDVKEVGKAEKPPKKEGRNMTFTLVPKKDK, from the coding sequence ATCAACAGACAAATAAAAGCAAGGGAGTGCAGGTTAATAGACGATGAAGGCAAAAACTTAGGCATTGTACCTATAGAAGAAGCTTTACGTCTTGCTGAAGAAAAGGATTTAGATTTAGTAGAAATCTCCCCTAATGCAAACCCTCCTGTATGTAAAATAATGGATTATGGAAAGTATAAATTTCAGCAACAGAAAAAAGAAAAAGAAGCAAAGAAAAAGCAAAGAGCGAATATTCAGCATGTAAAAGAGATAAAATTTAGACCTAAAATAGAAAAACATGATTATGAAACAAAGGTAAAACATATAAGAGAATTTTTAGAAGATAACAATAAAGTTAAAGTCATAATAATGTTTAGAGGAAGAGAAAATATTCATCCAGAAATAGGGCAACAACTTGCAGAAAGAATAATAGAAGATGTCAAAGAAGTAGGTAAAGCAGAAAAGCCTCCTAAAAAAGAAGGAAGAAATATGACATTTACATTAGTACCTAAAAAAGATAAATAA
- a CDS encoding desulfoferrodoxin family protein: MDRRNFIKNTFLATGVVLGSGIIIPEIAKAKESKIPLYGPDLETTFGRKHTPYVKAPKQVKAGEWFDVYVEVGYYHPHPNLMTHWIESVALWIGQYEVAKATFRATQGAPKATFTIKIDNKGETTLKGLGYCNLHGLWVSKPINIKVV, translated from the coding sequence ATGGATAGAAGAAATTTCATAAAAAACACATTTCTTGCAACAGGTGTTGTTTTAGGAAGTGGAATTATAATACCTGAAATAGCTAAAGCTAAGGAAAGCAAAATTCCTTTATATGGTCCTGATTTAGAAACTACTTTTGGAAGAAAACATACTCCATATGTAAAAGCTCCTAAGCAAGTTAAAGCTGGTGAATGGTTTGATGTTTATGTAGAAGTTGGATATTATCATCCTCATCCAAATTTAATGACACACTGGATAGAATCAGTTGCTTTATGGATTGGCCAGTATGAAGTAGCAAAAGCAACATTTAGAGCCACTCAAGGAGCTCCAAAAGCTACCTTTACTATTAAAATAGATAATAAAGGTGAAACAACCCTTAAAGGTCTTGGATATTGTAATTTACATGGACTTTGGGTAAGTAAGCCTATAAATATAAAAGTAGTTTAA